In Cardinium endosymbiont of Dermatophagoides farinae, the sequence CCGCTTTCGAAAGCGATTTGTGATGAACTAGCAATCGAGTCTCAAAAGGGGTCTATTGTTTCTGAGGATACAGCTCCTTATGGCAAGAAGGCAATAGAAGTGCGGATTAAAATACTTGAAGATCAAATGTACCGTGCTGCAGAAGCACTGGAGTTTCTTGAAGCAGACCGACTAAAAGAAGCCATAGAAAGCCTAAAGCAACAAAACAGCTCCTAATATAATTCCCTTTGTTTTTTTAATTTTTTTTAGTACCATTCATCCATGGGCCTAATAGTAGGAAGCTTCCAGGTATAACAAAAGCTGAGGCAGCCGCTATGGCTAGTATCTGCTTCATTATCTGTTGTTTTCTATATGTTAAGACCTGTGCAGTAGGTATGTCAACCGTTTGCATAGGGATTAAACCCATAATCGATACTGCCTATGTTATAGGCAATGCTTTGCTTTAATAGCTGATTTAGGCCATTCAAGAAGCGCTTGGCGCTATATTTTATATGGCTTTATTGAGTGCTGGGGTAGGGTTTCCTAGCTATAACCCTATAGGCCCGCTTGCGAACCATTTTAAAGCAACAAACAAAAACAAAAAACAGTTATGACTCACAAATCTAATAAATTTAAATCTATTACGAAAGGGTTAATCGGTCCAAATATAATTTTTTCAGCAGCTTATATTTTATTTAGTGCAAAGAGTTGTCCTGGGCTCTCTCTTGGGGAAGGAGGATCTATCGCAGCAATAAAACAAGTGAATAAAGGGAATCAGCTAGAAAATATAGGTGGCGCTCGGGATGATCATGTTGCGGCTTTATTAGGTAGAGGGACCCTACTCAATCTAGGTGATTACCTATGTGGCGTTTTTGTACCATCTGATACTAAGGAAGTATTTATTATTAAGCTTAACTCGAAAGATGGATGGATGCAATTGCTGCAGCAAGGTACGCAGACAGATAGGTTGCGTCTTTGCTATAATGCTGCTCCCGATCCGCGTATTATAAAAGTTGACTATGGGTTGTTTGAGCGGTTGCGCGGGCCATTAGACCAATCACCTGATGTAGCCCATAGTAGCGACAAGGAAGATTTCTGGCGTAAGATAGAAAAGGATGCTTCTTGGCGTGAGATAGAATTTTCCTATGGAAAAGCGTTGATTAGTGATGGCGCTATCTTTAGGGCAGATGATATCACCTCCGCTACGGAGTTTACTAAGGAGTTATATAAAAAATTTAGTATCCCTGCTGTAGGCACCACCACTTTAGTCAGCAGCAAGCTGTCGATTAGAGGTGACGTCGCCTCTGCTACCCTTAGCGGTCTTCAAAAGACTGGCTTTCTTCTGGTTAAAGATGCAAATAGTTTGGTTGATTTGGTAAAAAATATGCTAGAAAGTGATGCCGAATGGGGCACTAAGGCAGGAGTAGTAGATACAAAAGCCTATATAACCTGTCCTGCTTCGGTGATTGATGATGCATTACAATTTGATGGGTATGACTTAGACCTCCAAGCACAAGATGGTTATTCAAGTGTGTGGTTAGAGGGTTACGCATCTGCCTATTGTTACCTTAACGATGGGCCATATTATCGTTTGATACCATTAGATAATGTAAAATCTTTCGTAAAAATAGATAAAGCATTCGCTTCGCCAAGTTATTATCAGGCAGGGCAAGTGTATAACACTACTCCAACAAAGCCACTCGTTGGTACGGATGAAGCTGAAGATAAAGCTGAAGCAAATGGCATAGATGGTGAACAGGTTGATCCAATAACCAATATTCCGGAAGGGGAAGTTACACAGCCTGGTAACCCTAATCAAAGGGTACACACTTCACCTATGGGGTATACAGGAAACCCTGCTAAACAAACAGCGCATGTGACTACAAATGAATCAGCTGAAGTGCTACCACCGTCTCCACAGCCGGTGCCACCTTCGGTTCCAAATACAAATGGATTGATTCCGCCAGCGCCTCCGCTGCCGCCGATGTCAAATAATGTGATTCCACCAGCGCCTCCGCTGCCAATAAGCAGTGACCCTGGAGTTAGTTCTAAGTCGGCTGGATCGCCACCGCCGCCGCTAATTTCAAATATAAATAAAGCGATTCCATCAGCACCGTCGGTGATAAAACAAGCGAATGGTCAAGCAAAAAGTAGTGGTATGTCTATGATAGATGAATTGGCGCAAAGGTTAAATAAGAGAAAACAAGACCAGGAAAATCAGCAAGGGCCTGCTGAGTTGCCTATCATAATGGAAGGTGATGAATCTAAAATTCAAGAAAGTTTGAAGAAAATTAACTATGGAGATGACAATAGTACAATCAGCAATCTAGTGCGAAAAATTCTTCATTCACCTAACAAGTATAATAAATGTAACGTGCCAGTATGCAATAACACACATTATAAAAGCACCTACTGGTACATACAATATCGGTGAAGTTATGAGAGCGAAAGTGGAGGAAAGGAATAAGGATATAAACCCTTCTGATTCTGAGGATAGTGCATCCGATTTGGAGAGCAGTGATGATGAGAATAATTGGGATGATGATGAGAAATGATCCATAAATCATCTAAACCAGGTCTATAACCTACTTTACCACCTAGTGGTAGTGTGCTAAGTATTCCAGTACTTCATTACCGCCTGCCACTAGGTTTAGTTTACCTGCTTCTTGTAGGTTCACCCATAAGTAATCGGTATGTTCCTGGTTGAGGGTAACACTATAGTCAGCTGGTTGAGCGCCAGGTAAGACCGCTTTAAGTAGGTGCAATAGAAAATCCTGTTTAGGGGTAAGAATCCTAATACAAATGGTTTGAGTAAAACGAATCGCTTCTGGAAGCAGCATGATACCTGTTTCTTCTGCTACCTCTCTTATAACTGCTTCAAGTGCAGTTTCCTGTTTTTCTAACTTTCCACCCGGCATGCACCATTTTCCCCCTGCAGCTGCGCGGCTATTTCTTTTCAGTACCAATATTTTTCCATTGCATACCATATAACATGTCGACACCTGGTAAGCAGGATAAAAACAATCGATAGATAAAGGATCAGATGCAAAGATGCCCCCTTGAAATAAAATTCGTGTCATTGTTGATTTATTTGTTTAGCTATAAAGCTAAGTATCCATTTAGCCAATGGCCTCAAATAGATGTTATTACAACTGTAGTGCCCCCCTTTGCTGGTGACCGCCGATAAAGGCCGCATTCCTTCTTCTGATCACCTAAAAAGTATGACGACAAGCAAAAACGCGCCCTTGAAAAAAGTTACGATCAGAAAGCGCAGCTTACAGATGAATAGAAAAACAGTTAGGTGGGTTTGCAGGGTTGATTCTGTTTTTCCATCTGTAAGGTGTGCTTTCAGCAACTTTTTTCAAGGGCGCTTGATTTTTTGGCTACTTTTTGATCAAGCAAAAAGTAGCATACAAATTCCTTATGCTAACATTTTCAGCAGTAGGGCCAGCGTCTCTTTTAACTTCCGTCTATCTACAATCCTATCTAAAAAACCATGTGCCAATAAAAATTCTGCTGTTTGAAAACCTTTGGGCAATTCCTTACCCACTGTTTCTCGAATCACACGTGGACCTGCAAAGCCAATCAGTGCACCTGGCTCGGCCATATTGATATCTCCTAGCATTGCATAGGAAGCGCTTACCCCACCTGTAGTGGGGTCGGTAAGCAGCGAGATGTAAGGAATTTTAGCTTGCGCCAATTGCAGCAGTTTAGCAGATGTTTTTGCCATTTGCATCAGTGAAAAACTGCCTTCCATCATACGCGCACCGCCAGACTTAGAGATAATCAATAAAGGCGTTTGATGGGCCAAACAATGGTTTATCAGCTGTGCTATTTTTTCGCCTACTACGCTACCCATAGAACCCCCAATAAATTTAAAATCCATGCAGGCAATGGCAAGTGGTAGGGTATTAATCTTACCATAAGCCGTTCGGATGGCATCTGTCAGCTCTGTTTGGGTTTCTGCCTGCTTTAACCGTTCTGTATAAGGCCTATTGTCTACAAATTTCAGTGGATCTACAGATCGGAAGGTTGGATTGAGTTCGGTAAAATTGTGCTCATCAAATAAAATCGCAAAATATTCCTTAGAACCAATTGGCAAATGATGGCCATCATCGGGTATAACATATAAATTTTCTTGTAGTACTTTGCTATGTATAATCTTTCCTTTGGGTGT encodes:
- the accD gene encoding acetyl-CoA carboxylase, carboxyltransferase subunit beta, coding for MSLINDNLSWFKRKKKGILTPSSAKKESPDGLWVKTPKGKIIHSKVLQENLYVIPDDGHHLPIGSKEYFAILFDEHNFTELNPTFRSVDPLKFVDNRPYTERLKQAETQTELTDAIRTAYGKINTLPLAIACMDFKFIGGSMGSVVGEKIAQLINHCLAHQTPLLIISKSGGARMMEGSFSLMQMAKTSAKLLQLAQAKIPYISLLTDPTTGGVSASYAMLGDINMAEPGALIGFAGPRVIRETVGKELPKGFQTAEFLLAHGFLDRIVDRRKLKETLALLLKMLA
- a CDS encoding NUDIX domain-containing protein; this translates as MTRILFQGGIFASDPLSIDCFYPAYQVSTCYMVCNGKILVLKRNSRAAAGGKWCMPGGKLEKQETALEAVIREVAEETGIMLLPEAIRFTQTICIRILTPKQDFLLHLLKAVLPGAQPADYSVTLNQEHTDYLWVNLQEAGKLNLVAGGNEVLEYLAHYH